The Clostridium bornimense genome includes a region encoding these proteins:
- a CDS encoding NAD(P)/FAD-dependent oxidoreductase has protein sequence MKDITIIGAGIVGCSIARELSRYNLDVLVIDKNDDVAEGVSKGNSGIIHSGYNERKGTLKAKLNIEGNNLIEDLSKELQFPFKRNEALVLAFNEDEVKILKELKKNGEDLGIDGLEIISREKVFELERNISEKVVAALSIKNSGIVSPYEMTLALGENAFNNGVDFQLGKEVVDIREENGLYKIFLKDGKIQESKIIINAAGLGGAFINNLISEVKYDINKVKGQYCLFDKVAGNSCERTLFQVPGKLGKGVLVTPTVDGNLLLGPNATEEDGDRTSREGIDEIIEKGKKTIETLPFARVLNTFSGVRPKVKGDDFIIEECKDHEGFINVIGIDSPGLTAAPAIAKYVVDIVSSKINLEEKKSFIKERKKLIRMSELSLEEKNKLIKEKPSYGKIVCKCELVTEGEIIDAITRSLGARSLDGIKRRTRAMMGGCQGIGCMLPIAIKLSKELGIDISEVKKNSKSSSVIAFKED, from the coding sequence ATGAAGGATATCACAATAATTGGAGCAGGTATAGTAGGATGCTCTATAGCTAGAGAACTATCTAGGTATAATTTAGATGTATTAGTGATTGATAAAAATGATGATGTAGCAGAAGGCGTATCAAAGGGTAATAGTGGTATTATCCATAGCGGTTATAATGAAAGAAAAGGTACTCTAAAAGCAAAATTAAATATAGAAGGAAATAATTTAATTGAGGATTTATCTAAAGAGTTACAATTTCCATTTAAGAGAAATGAAGCTTTAGTGTTAGCTTTTAATGAAGATGAGGTTAAGATTTTAAAGGAATTAAAGAAAAATGGAGAAGATCTTGGAATTGACGGTTTAGAGATAATTTCAAGAGAAAAGGTTTTTGAACTAGAAAGAAATATAAGTGAAAAGGTAGTTGCAGCATTAAGTATTAAAAATTCAGGAATTGTCAGTCCTTATGAAATGACTTTAGCGCTTGGAGAAAATGCCTTTAATAATGGTGTTGATTTCCAATTAGGTAAAGAAGTTGTAGATATAAGAGAAGAAAATGGACTATATAAGATTTTCTTAAAAGACGGAAAAATACAAGAATCAAAGATTATAATAAATGCAGCTGGTTTAGGTGGAGCCTTTATTAATAACCTTATTTCTGAGGTTAAATATGATATTAATAAAGTAAAAGGTCAGTATTGCTTATTTGATAAAGTGGCAGGAAATAGTTGTGAAAGAACATTATTTCAAGTGCCAGGAAAGCTAGGAAAAGGAGTTCTAGTGACACCAACTGTTGATGGTAATCTTTTATTAGGACCAAATGCTACTGAGGAAGATGGTGATAGAACATCTAGAGAAGGTATTGATGAGATAATAGAAAAAGGTAAAAAGACCATTGAGACTTTACCATTTGCAAGGGTTTTAAATACTTTTAGTGGAGTAAGACCAAAGGTAAAAGGTGATGATTTTATTATTGAAGAGTGTAAAGATCATGAAGGTTTTATAAATGTTATTGGAATTGATTCACCGGGATTAACGGCGGCACCAGCTATTGCTAAATATGTTGTAGATATTGTATCTAGTAAGATTAATTTAGAAGAAAAGAAGAGCTTCATAAAAGAAAGAAAAAAGCTTATTAGGATGTCTGAATTATCATTAGAAGAAAAGAATAAACTTATTAAAGAAAAACCATCATATGGGAAAATAGTATGTAAATGTGAGCTTGTTACAGAAGGTGAAATTATAGATGCCATTACTAGATCATTAGGGGCAAGATCTTTAGATGGAATTAAAAGAAGAACTCGTGCTATGATGGGTGGATGTCAAGGTATAGGTTGTATGTTACCTATAGCAATAAAATTAAGTAAAGAATTAGGCATAGATATTAGCGAAGTGAAGAAAAACTCTAAAAGTTCTTCAGTTATTGCATTTAAGGAGGACTAG
- a CDS encoding C39 family peptidase yields MKKTILFFLIIFLVSIPLYIIMLPISPSRISKNTTKDYLDQKTLVNSHKIKNVPILNQLPEMPTGCELTSAAMLLNWYGVDVDKNDLGYEIEKAPIPSYVNGTLQGMNPNEYFIGDPFSDSGFGVYHKPIKDLIDTYTSGKGKDITDCSFETLIEIVSKGTPIITWVTIDMKEATLNSSWYSKNGIIEWIVPEHAVVLIGFNENEVIINDPYTGTEYNINKSTFIDRWNSLGNQAVTIDLNS; encoded by the coding sequence TTGAAAAAAACTATTTTATTTTTCTTAATTATATTTTTAGTATCGATACCACTTTATATTATTATGCTTCCTATTAGCCCTTCACGTATTTCAAAAAATACCACTAAAGATTATTTAGATCAGAAAACATTGGTTAATTCTCATAAAATCAAAAACGTTCCTATATTGAATCAACTTCCTGAAATGCCTACTGGCTGCGAGTTAACTTCTGCTGCTATGTTACTAAATTGGTATGGTGTAGATGTTGATAAAAACGATTTAGGTTATGAGATTGAAAAAGCTCCTATCCCATCTTATGTTAATGGTACTTTACAAGGTATGAATCCAAATGAATATTTTATTGGTGACCCATTTTCTGATTCTGGATTCGGTGTATATCATAAACCTATAAAAGATTTAATCGATACATATACATCTGGAAAAGGTAAAGACATTACTGATTGTTCTTTCGAAACACTTATTGAAATTGTATCAAAAGGAACCCCTATTATTACATGGGTTACAATCGACATGAAAGAAGCCACTCTAAATTCATCTTGGTATAGTAAAAATGGCATTATCGAATGGATAGTACCTGAACATGCAGTAGTACTAATTGGTTTTAATGAAAATGAAGTTATTATAAATGATCCATATACGGGCACAGAATACAATATTAATAAATCAACATTTATTGATAGATGGAATAGCTTAGGTAACCAAGCTGTTACCATAGATTTAAATAGCTAA
- a CDS encoding MerR family transcriptional regulator, translating to MLTIGEFSKICKVSTRTLRHYDSIDLIKPKKINEENGYRYYEIDQVKEMIMIERLKKYQFSLDEINEILHSNTNILLDKIIVQEKKIKNIISQYREIEKQMKDDILRLKKGFDIMTFVEDINIKLIDTEDINILSSRQLMSTDEYGKYIGKLFEIISKNNLTVIGPPMSIYYGSEFNEDENDTEIAVPIKENFKGTKLLPGGLYATATIKGAYSNLSFGYGKLIEWINKNNYKITGEYYEKYLKGPMDGGEIITEIYIPLIK from the coding sequence ATGCTTACAATAGGAGAATTCTCTAAAATCTGTAAAGTAAGTACAAGAACATTAAGACATTACGATAGTATAGATTTAATTAAACCAAAGAAGATAAATGAAGAAAATGGATATAGATATTATGAAATAGATCAAGTAAAAGAAATGATAATGATTGAAAGACTAAAAAAATACCAATTCTCTTTAGATGAAATCAATGAGATCTTACATTCAAATACTAACATTCTTCTGGATAAAATCATTGTTCAAGAAAAGAAAATTAAAAATATTATTTCTCAATATAGAGAAATTGAAAAACAAATGAAAGACGATATTTTAAGATTAAAGAAAGGTTTTGATATAATGACATTTGTTGAAGATATAAATATTAAATTAATTGATACTGAGGATATTAATATTTTAAGTAGTAGACAATTAATGAGTACTGATGAATATGGTAAATATATTGGAAAGCTATTTGAAATAATAAGCAAAAACAACTTAACGGTAATTGGTCCTCCTATGTCTATATACTATGGATCAGAATTTAATGAAGATGAAAATGATACAGAAATTGCTGTCCCAATAAAAGAAAATTTTAAGGGAACAAAATTGTTACCTGGTGGTTTATATGCTACAGCAACAATAAAAGGTGCTTATAGTAATCTTTCATTTGGATATGGTAAATTGATTGAATGGATAAATAAAAATAATTATAAGATAACTGGTGAATATTATGAAAAATATTTAAAAGGGCCTATGGATGGAGGTGAAATCATCACTGAAATATATATTCCACTGATTAAATAA
- a CDS encoding FAD-dependent oxidoreductase, which yields MREYELIIIGGGAAGMLAAIEGKKKGINEILVIEKDPILGGNLNSADYPINKDRTVTGKEYKVALLDKFNKLDIEVKLNTLVLKIEEKDVLCTSEINGIEKIRGKSIIIANGGKEGGRKAVDMVGDRCSGIYTLSMAKKIFALDRLPGKNILIYGNSTLYMIKDKLKEKGLNIAGIVIKDNSNETYDLSNNIYKDYNIASIEGEGRVSSVKLIKDNDIKTVLCDTVIFSMPMLSDGLVAMRSGIRLNPKTTGAEVNDNFETSKEGIYAIGNGIYIHNSIEEIEKECSKVIKNIVKVLEE from the coding sequence ATGAGAGAATATGAATTAATTATTATTGGTGGTGGAGCTGCAGGAATGTTAGCTGCTATTGAAGGAAAGAAAAAAGGTATTAATGAGATATTAGTTATAGAAAAAGATCCTATCTTAGGAGGAAATCTAAATTCAGCAGATTATCCAATTAATAAAGATAGGACTGTAACTGGAAAAGAATATAAAGTTGCTTTATTAGATAAATTTAATAAACTTGATATTGAAGTAAAATTGAATACTCTGGTTTTGAAAATAGAAGAAAAAGATGTTCTTTGTACTAGTGAAATCAATGGTATAGAAAAGATAAGAGGTAAATCAATAATAATAGCAAATGGAGGCAAAGAAGGCGGAAGGAAAGCTGTAGACATGGTGGGAGATAGATGCTCTGGTATTTATACATTATCTATGGCTAAAAAGATTTTTGCATTAGATAGATTGCCAGGAAAAAATATATTAATATATGGAAACTCAACACTTTATATGATAAAAGACAAGCTGAAAGAAAAGGGGCTTAATATAGCAGGAATAGTAATAAAAGACAATAGTAATGAAACTTATGATTTATCTAATAATATATATAAAGACTATAATATAGCATCAATAGAAGGGGAAGGAAGAGTATCTTCAGTAAAACTTATTAAAGATAATGATATTAAAACAGTATTATGTGACACTGTAATTTTTTCAATGCCAATGTTAAGTGATGGTTTAGTGGCAATGAGAAGTGGAATAAGGTTAAATCCTAAGACAACAGGAGCAGAAGTGAATGATAACTTTGAAACATCAAAAGAGGGGATATATGCCATTGGAAATGGTATATATATACATAATTCTATAGAAGAAATTGAAAAAGAATGTAGTAAAGTTATAAAGAATATAGTAAAAGTATTGGAAGAATAG